A region of the Burkholderiales bacterium genome:
GCAGATCGCGGAGACGGAGAAGTTCGACCTGATCCTGCAGGAAGCTGTCTACCGCAGCCCGCGCATCGACATCACCGACAAGGTCATCAAGGCGCTGGCCGACAAGTAACGGCCGCAAAGCCGGTGGCACGAACCGAGTGGGCTGCAAGCGGCGGCGCGGGAACTCTGGATGAACGCGGGCGCGCGCAACAGTTACTCGCTCTCCGAGCTGGTTGAACGTTTCGGCGGGGAGATCATCGGCGATCCGTCGGTGCGCGTGCACCAGGTGGCGCCGCTGGAGGCCGCCACCGACGGGCATCTGGCCTTCCTGTCCAACCTGCGCTATCAGCGCCAACTCGCAACCACCCGGGCCTCCGCCGTGATCGTCAACGAGGAAGCACGCGAGGCCACGCAGCTTCCGCGGATCGTCTGCGCCAACCCGTATGCCTACTACGCACGGGTGTGCGCCCTGCTCAACCCGCGCAGCAAGCCCGCGCCCGGCATCGACCCGCGCGCGGTCGTGGACGCGCGCGCAAAGGTGGCTCCGAGTGCGTACGTGGGCCCGTGCGCGGTCATCGAAGCCGATGCCACGCTTGGCGACGGGGTCGAGGTCCACGCGGGCTGTTTTGTCGGGCGGGGCGCGATGGTGGGCGCCGAAAGCGTGCTGGCGGCGGGCGTGACGGTATATCACGGCTGCGTGATCGGCGCGCGTGCGATGGTGCATTCGGGCGCGGTGATCGGGGCGGACGGCTTCGGCATGGCGATGGATGCCGGCCGATGGATCAAGATCCCGCAGATCGGCAGGGTGGTCATCGGGGATGACGTGGAGATCGGGGCCAACACGACCATCGATCGCGGCGCAATGGCCGACACGGTGATCGAGGACGACGTCAAGCTCGACAACCAGATCCAGATCGGCCACAACTGCCGCATCGGCGCGCACACCGCAATCGCCGGTTGCGTGGGCATCGCCGGCAGCACGCGCATCGGGCGCTACTGCCGCATCGGCGGCAGCGCGATGATCGGCGGCCACCTCGAGATCGCCGATCACGTGGAGATCTCGGGCGGCACCACGATCGCGAAGTCGATCCTGTCGCCCGGAACCTATACCTCGGTGTTTCCGGTGAGTCCGCACGAGGAGTGGCTGAAGAATGCATCCGTGCTGCGTCACCTGCGCGATCTGCGCGACCGGGTACGGCTGCTCGAAGAACGACTCAGGGAGATGGAGAAAAAATGAGCGTGGGCCCCATGGAGATCCAGGAGATCATGCGGCACCTGCCGCATCGATATCCTTTTTTGCTGATCGATCGCGTGGTTTCCTGCGATCCCGGTAGGGAGATCGTGGCGTTGAAGAACGTGACGATCAACGAACCGTTCTTCGCCGGCCACTTTCCGCACTACGCCGTCATGCCCGGCGTGCTCATCGTCGAGGCGATGGCGCAGGCTTCCGCCATCCTGGCCTTCAAATCGTTCGACCTCAAGAGCGACGCCAACAGCGTCTACTACTTCGTGGGCATCGACGAGGCGCGCTTCAAGAAACCGGTGGTGCCCGGCGACCAGCTCACGATCCGGGCTCAGGTGGTCCGCAACCTGCGCGGGATCTGGAAATTCACGGCGCAGGCCCTGGTCGGCGAAGTGCTGGTGTCCGAAGCGCAGCTGATGTGTACCATGAAGGGCCTATGATCCATCCGACCGCGATCCTCCATCCCGCGGCCGTGCTGGGCCCGGGGGTGGAGATCGGGCCGTACTCCATCATCGGCGAGCATGTCCAGATCGGGGAGGGCACCCGGATCGGGGCGCACGTAGTGATTTCCGGGCACACGCGGATCGGCCGCCGCAACCGGATTTTCCATCACGTCTCGCTCGGAGAAGCCCCCCAGGACAAGAAATACGCCGGCGAGCCCACGCGCCTCGAGATCGGCGACGACAACGTCATCCGCGAGTTCTGCACCTTCAACACCGGCACGGCGCAGGATCTGGGCTGCACCCGGGTCGGCAACGGCAACTGGATCATGTCCTACGTCCATGTCGCCCACGACTGCGTGGTGGGCGACCACACCGTTTTCGCCAACTGCACCCAGCTGGCCGGCCACGTCGAGGTCGAGGACTATGCGATCCTGGGCGGGTTCACCGGCGTGCACCAGTTCTGCCGCATCGGCGCACACGCCATCACCGGGGTCGGTTCGGTCGTGCTGGCGGACGTACCCCCTTTCGTGACAGCCATGGGCAATACGGCGCAGCCGCACGGGATCAACACCGAAGGGTTGCGCCGCCGCGGGTTCTCGAGCGACACCATCGCGCGCCTGCGCAAGGCGTACAAGACGCTTTACAGGTCCGGCTTGACCCTGGAAGAAGCCCGTCAGGCGCTGGCGCTCCAGGCGGTAGAGTGCACCGAAGTCCGGCAGCTGCTGGAATTCCTCTCCAAGTCCAGACGCAGCATCATCCGGTGAAAACGGCACACGCGATGTCCGGCCGGGTTCGTATTGCGATGGTCGCCGGGGAAGCCTCGGGTGATCTGCTGGGCGCTCACCTGCTGCGGGCGTTGAAGGAGCGGCTGCCGGCTTGCGAAGCTTTCGGCATCGGCGGCCCGAAGATGCAGTCGCAGGGATTCGAGAGCTGGTATGCGATGGAGCGGTTGGCGGTGCGCGGGTACGTGGAAGTCCTCCGCAGCCTGCCTGGCCTGCTGCGGTTGCGGCGCGAACTCGGTACGCGCCTGCTGTCCGATCCGCCGGATCTGTTCATCGGGGTCGATGCGCCCGATTTCAATCTCGACCTCGAGTTGCGCCTGCGCGGCCGCGGCGTGCGCACGGTGCAGTACGTGAGTCCC
Encoded here:
- a CDS encoding OmpH family outer membrane protein, coding for QIAETEKFDLILQEAVYRSPRIDITDKVIKALADK
- the lpxD gene encoding UDP-3-O-(3-hydroxymyristoyl)glucosamine N-acyltransferase, yielding MNAGARNSYSLSELVERFGGEIIGDPSVRVHQVAPLEAATDGHLAFLSNLRYQRQLATTRASAVIVNEEAREATQLPRIVCANPYAYYARVCALLNPRSKPAPGIDPRAVVDARAKVAPSAYVGPCAVIEADATLGDGVEVHAGCFVGRGAMVGAESVLAAGVTVYHGCVIGARAMVHSGAVIGADGFGMAMDAGRWIKIPQIGRVVIGDDVEIGANTTIDRGAMADTVIEDDVKLDNQIQIGHNCRIGAHTAIAGCVGIAGSTRIGRYCRIGGSAMIGGHLEIADHVEISGGTTIAKSILSPGTYTSVFPVSPHEEWLKNASVLRHLRDLRDRVRLLEERLREMEKK
- the fabZ gene encoding 3-hydroxyacyl-ACP dehydratase FabZ; the encoded protein is MSVGPMEIQEIMRHLPHRYPFLLIDRVVSCDPGREIVALKNVTINEPFFAGHFPHYAVMPGVLIVEAMAQASAILAFKSFDLKSDANSVYYFVGIDEARFKKPVVPGDQLTIRAQVVRNLRGIWKFTAQALVGEVLVSEAQLMCTMKGL
- the lpxA gene encoding acyl-ACP--UDP-N-acetylglucosamine O-acyltransferase, which translates into the protein MIHPTAILHPAAVLGPGVEIGPYSIIGEHVQIGEGTRIGAHVVISGHTRIGRRNRIFHHVSLGEAPQDKKYAGEPTRLEIGDDNVIREFCTFNTGTAQDLGCTRVGNGNWIMSYVHVAHDCVVGDHTVFANCTQLAGHVEVEDYAILGGFTGVHQFCRIGAHAITGVGSVVLADVPPFVTAMGNTAQPHGINTEGLRRRGFSSDTIARLRKAYKTLYRSGLTLEEARQALALQAVECTEVRQLLEFLSKSRRSIIR